The following proteins are encoded in a genomic region of Lemur catta isolate mLemCat1 chromosome 10, mLemCat1.pri, whole genome shotgun sequence:
- the BBLN gene encoding bublin coiled-coil protein, whose product MSGPNGDLIMPVEAGAEDEDDSFGEAEYAAINSMLDQINSCLDQLEEKNDDLHARLQELLESNRQTRLEFQQEFGEAPSDASP is encoded by the exons ATGTCGGGCCCCAACGGGGACCTGATCATGCCGGTGGAGGCAGGAGCGGAAGACGAGGACGACAGCTTCGGGGAAGCAG aATATGCTGCCATCAACTCCATGTTGGACCAGATCAACTCCTGTCTGGACCAGCTGGAGGAGAAGAATGACGACCTCCACGCCCGCCTCCAGGAGCTGCTGGAGTCCAACCGGCAGACACGCCTTGAGTTCCAGCAGGAGTTCGGGGAGGCCCCCAGCGATGCCAGCCCCTAG
- the LCN2 gene encoding neutrophil gelatinase-associated lipocalin — protein MSLGLLCLGLTLLGALHTHAQDSTGKLIPAPPLLRVPLQPDFQEDQFQGKWYVVGLAGNAVSKEKQGQFTMYTTTYQLKDHSYNVTSTLLRNGDCDYWIRTFVPSSKPGQFTLGNINRYPGIQSYTVRVVTTNYNQSAIVFFKKVSENKEYFKTTLYRRTKELPPELKEDFIRFAKSLGLTEDHIIFPVPIDQCIDD, from the exons ATGTCCCTAGGTCTCCTGTGCCTGGGCCTCACCCTGCTGGGGGCCCTGCACACCCACGCCCAGGACTCCACCGGAAAGCtgatcccagccccacccctgctcagGGTTCCTCTGCAGCCCGACTTCCAGGAGGACCAG TTCCAGGGGAAGTGGTACGTCGTGGGCCTGGCAGGGAACGCAGTcagcaaagaaaaacaaggtcAGTTTACGATGTACACCACCACCTACCAGCTGAAAGACCACAGCTACAACGTCACCTCCACCCTGCTCAG GAATGGGGACTGTGACTACTGGATCAGAACTTTTGTTCCAAGCTCCAAGCCTGGCCAGTTCACCCTGGGCAACATTAACC GGTACCCTGGAATACAGAGCTATACCGTGCGCGTGGTGACCACCAACTACAACCAGTCTGCCATAGTGTTCTTCAAGAAGGTGTCGGAGAACAAGGAATACTTCAAGACCACCCTCTACA GGAGAACCAAGGAGCTGCCCCCTGAACTGAAGGAGGACTTCATCCGCTTCGCCAAATCTCTCGGCCTCACCGAGGACCACATCATCTTCCCTGTCCCAATCG ACCAGTGCATCGATGACTGA